In Asticcacaulis sp. SL142, the sequence GTGAATTAAAGCTAACGGAAGCCATCCGTTCGCAAAAGTGATGAAATTTGTAATTCAGTGTTGCGAATTATGAAACAAAGCCAGTCGTTCAAATTCGATGGTTGATAATTAAATTGTGCACAATGTTTTGTCAATTGTATTGCGTGCAATTTAATTGATTTTTTTACAAAAATATGCTACCCATCTGATATTAAAGGATAAAAAATGTCAGAGATGTCCGAAACCCCTGAATTGTGGCTGCATAACCAGATTTGTTTTGCCGTCCATTCGACCGCCCATGCTTTTGCGGCCGCCTATAAGCCGCATCTGGACCCGCTTAATCTCACCTATCCGCAGTACCTGGTGATGTTGCTGTTGTGGGAAAAGGATGATCAGTCGGTCAGCGAGTTGGGCAAGCCCTTGTTTCTTGACAGCGGCACCCTGACGCCGCTGCTTAAGCGCTTGCAGGCGACTGGCTACATCAACCGCGCCCGTGACCTCAACGATGAGCGGGTGATGCGCATCACCTTGACCGACGCGGGCAAGGCGTTGAAGCAAAAAGCCGTCTGCATCCCGCACAATATGCTGGAGACGATGGGGATGAGTGTCGAGCAGGTCATGGCCTTGGGGCAGGATGTGCGCAAGCTGGGGCTGGCCCTGCGCTCTGATGCCGGTGGCCGCTCATGACCGGCTCTGCCACCCCCACCGCCACTACCGCCTTTGCCGTTCCGTCGGCGCGCGCCGGTGAGGTGGTGGCGCAGGCCGCCTCACCCGACGGCTCAATCACGGTTCAAATCCGCATAGGCAACGAAGGCCACGCCACCTATGCCATTACGCGCTTTGGTGAGGAGATCATTTCTCCGTCGAAACTGGGGTTTCTGTTTGCCGATCAG encodes:
- a CDS encoding MarR family winged helix-turn-helix transcriptional regulator, whose product is MSEMSETPELWLHNQICFAVHSTAHAFAAAYKPHLDPLNLTYPQYLVMLLLWEKDDQSVSELGKPLFLDSGTLTPLLKRLQATGYINRARDLNDERVMRITLTDAGKALKQKAVCIPHNMLETMGMSVEQVMALGQDVRKLGLALRSDAGGRS